In Lactuca sativa cultivar Salinas chromosome 5, Lsat_Salinas_v11, whole genome shotgun sequence, the DNA window gaagggtttgactgtgtgaccggaaggtcgaatatgttaagtgatatgtatgctatatgtggtaagttaagtgttatatggatatgtatgctatatgtggtaagttaagtgttatatgtgctatgtatgatatgtgggccggaaggcaatatgttatgggccggaaggcgattatgttatgggccggaaggcgttgtattgaggaccagaaggtcagggcctggaaaggcgtatgtgtgtaagtgtatattggggaactcactaagcatttatgcttacagttgttgtgtatgtatgtgtttcaggtactagcgaggaccgtgggaaggcgccggcatgatcgatacacactgaaggatgttttatgatcttgggagtctgaataattgtattgaccgaataattaaattgtttatgtcttgtttttaatggaaataattatgttttaaaaatgaaaaatttgtttgaaaaatttgagttgttacaattggtatcagagccttggtttgagggattcgggtgcaccttcgggggtaactgaactcaaaccgaggatttgaggaaacttttcaaataaaggcataaacttttgtaaatggttttgtggtaagcaagaaagaagcagtgtgtacgatcagtcagcgcccgaacggtaaagatccccaaaataccttacaatattatatgatatgaattgttatgcatgctaggagactaggtattcatgataggactagagtggcctgatttgtgatgccgtagtctagggaagttgcctatatgagatgctttgctagtatgcgggtagatagagcgtatcagaagtagagtactcactatctggagtttggggaggaggacttgggatgaacattgatgcggtgtggtcggtagtattgggcccgtactaccgaggacaccgggtcagtgggaggcccaagtaagaatccctggatatctgggactgagtagggttgcgtgtcgagtacgattatactcggtagaatctctgatagttttatgttgtatttcagagatatcatggttagaccgcggcacggggcaagtacgagcggtgtgagtgacgaggatattcgtcagatgattcatgaggaggtggcggcggcgatccgggctgagatcccggagatgtttgggtctatcaagaccactctgatggagacgttcgacgagcggtacgccgcattgactgaggctgcaaccgctgcagctaccgcagctgtggccgctgctaggccacaggggggtgattcattgctgttccgagagttcagcaacacgaagccaccagagttcgatgggacgcaggatccgattgctgcgatgaggtggatcgcagatatagaggggtgcttctacacttgttcatgcccggagcacctgagggtacggttcgctttgaaccagctccgtctgggagccaaggactggtggaagttcgtgacggcgaacttcactttagcagagactgcggcagtgacatgggaggggttcactaccatgttcagggatgagtacgttcccccggtggagcgggaacgattggttcaggagttcttaaccctcaagcagggtactgattctgtggcggcgatcacgcggaagttccacgagagggcgatgttttgccccgagctagtggccacagagcaggctcggatgagccggtacttgggtgttctgaggagggagatccgggagtttgtgtcaaactccacttaccatacttttactgagcttcaggcgaatgccaggaagcgtgagatcgagttagagactcaggccagggaggaggccgagtctcagcaggcagaacggcgaccggctcagtctcagccggcagccaagcggatcaagtccgccgattcgaggacgggaggttcgaagaaccgcacttgcgtaaagtgcggtaagggtcacgatggggcgtgtcgagccggtgcttgctacaagtgtggcaaggagggacacattgctagggagtgtcccaagggatttatggtttgctttcattgcaaccagaccggccatcggaaggccgagtgccctcagcttcgtcagggatctgcacctgttgccaggactactgagactcgaccggtgaaggtcgaggccccgagggctcgtgggagagcctttcagctgactgcggaggaggtccgcgctgcgcccgatgttgtggcaggtactttcc includes these proteins:
- the LOC128126275 gene encoding uncharacterized protein LOC128126275, producing the protein MFCPELVATEQARMSRYLGVLRREIREFVSNSTYHTFTELQANARKREIELETQAREEAESQQAERRPAQSQPAAKRIKSADSRTGGSKNRTCVKCGKGHDGACRAGACYKCGKEGHIARECPKGFMVCFHCNQTGHRKAECPQLRQGSAPVARTTETRPVKVEAPRARGRAFQLTAEEVRAAPDVVAGTSEDRGKAPA